The proteins below are encoded in one region of Pseudomonas entomophila L48:
- the folE2 gene encoding GTP cyclohydrolase FolE2: MTSLTLPDIAAQSAQQPLPLDWVGMCGIAMPVQFEGRQLSALADAGVSLDDGASRGIHMSRLYLALEALERDTLTPRLIHQVLEQFLFSHEGLSASAHLRLQFDHLLKRPALVSPLAGWKHYPVAIDARLKAEMFHVELSVEIPYSSTCPCSAALARQLIQERFDQDFTGQAVDRQGVRAWLGSSSGIVATPHSQRSMAKLQVRLVGDELPVTVLIDKAEAALGTAVQTAVKRADEQAFALANGQNLMFCEDAARRLNLALRQLDWVAGFTVRVEHAESLHAHDAVAVSRFQR; the protein is encoded by the coding sequence ATGACCAGCCTCACCCTTCCCGACATCGCCGCTCAGAGCGCCCAGCAGCCGTTGCCGCTGGACTGGGTAGGCATGTGCGGCATCGCCATGCCGGTGCAGTTCGAGGGGCGCCAACTGAGCGCGCTTGCCGATGCAGGGGTGAGCCTCGACGACGGTGCATCGCGTGGCATTCATATGTCGCGGCTGTACCTGGCGCTGGAAGCACTGGAGCGAGACACGCTCACCCCACGGCTCATCCACCAGGTACTCGAGCAGTTTCTGTTCAGCCACGAAGGCCTTTCAGCAAGCGCCCACCTCCGTCTGCAGTTCGATCACCTGCTCAAGCGCCCTGCGCTGGTCAGCCCGCTGGCGGGATGGAAGCACTACCCGGTGGCTATCGATGCACGGTTGAAAGCTGAAATGTTCCACGTGGAACTATCCGTGGAGATTCCCTATTCATCGACCTGCCCGTGTTCGGCGGCGCTCGCCAGGCAACTGATCCAGGAGCGTTTCGACCAGGACTTCACGGGGCAGGCGGTGGACCGACAAGGCGTGAGGGCATGGCTTGGCAGCAGCAGCGGGATCGTTGCCACACCCCATAGCCAGCGCAGCATGGCGAAGCTACAGGTCCGCCTGGTGGGGGATGAACTGCCGGTTACCGTACTGATCGACAAGGCCGAAGCGGCCTTGGGCACGGCGGTCCAGACTGCCGTGAAACGTGCCGACGAACAGGCCTTCGCCTTGGCCAACGGCCAGAACCTGATGTTCTGCGAAGATGCCGCCCGGCGCCTTAACCTGGCCTTGCGCCAGCTCGATTGGGTGGCGGGGTTCACGGTGCGCGTGGAACATGCAGAAAGCCTGCATGCCCACGACGCGGTGGCGGTGAGTCGGTTCCAGAGGTAG
- the pdxY gene encoding pyridoxal kinase PdxY, with the protein MKRTPHLLAIQSHVVFGHAGNSAAVFPMQRVGVNVWPLNTVQFSNHTQYGQWAGEVLAPAQIPALVEGISNIGELGNCDAVLSGYLGSAEQGRAILAGVARIKAVNPKALYLCDPVMGHAEKGCIVPAEVSEFLLEEAVAKADILCPNQLELDSFCGRRAESLEDCVGMARGLLERGPRIVLVKHLNYPGRADDAFEMLLVTGEESWHLRRPLLAFPRQPVGVGDLTSGLFMARLLLGDSDVQAFEFAAAAVHEVLLETQACASYELQLVRAQDRIAHPRVRFEAQRLLY; encoded by the coding sequence ATGAAACGTACGCCGCACTTGCTCGCCATTCAGTCCCACGTGGTCTTTGGACACGCCGGCAACAGCGCCGCGGTGTTTCCCATGCAGCGGGTCGGGGTCAACGTCTGGCCGCTCAACACCGTGCAGTTCTCCAACCATACTCAGTATGGACAGTGGGCCGGGGAAGTGCTTGCCCCAGCGCAAATTCCCGCGTTGGTGGAAGGCATTTCCAACATCGGCGAGTTGGGAAACTGCGACGCGGTGCTGTCGGGTTACCTGGGCAGCGCCGAGCAAGGCCGGGCGATCCTGGCCGGGGTCGCGCGCATCAAGGCGGTCAACCCCAAGGCGTTGTACCTGTGCGACCCGGTCATGGGCCACGCTGAAAAAGGCTGCATCGTCCCTGCCGAGGTGAGCGAGTTCCTGCTCGAAGAGGCCGTCGCCAAGGCCGACATCCTCTGCCCCAACCAGCTTGAGCTGGACAGCTTCTGCGGCCGGCGCGCCGAGTCCCTCGAGGATTGCGTGGGCATGGCCCGTGGCCTGCTGGAGCGTGGACCGCGCATCGTGCTGGTCAAGCACCTGAACTACCCTGGGCGCGCCGACGACGCGTTCGAAATGCTGCTGGTGACGGGCGAGGAGAGTTGGCACCTGCGCCGGCCGCTGCTGGCTTTCCCACGCCAGCCGGTCGGGGTGGGGGATCTGACCTCGGGGCTGTTCATGGCTCGCCTGCTGCTGGGTGACAGCGATGTGCAGGCGTTCGAGTTCGCCGCGGCGGCAGTGCATGAAGTGCTGCTGGAAACCCAGGCCTGCGCCAGCTACGAACTGCAGCTGGTGCGGGCCCAGGATCGCATCGCCCATCCCCGGGTGCGCTTCGAGGCGCAGCGACTCCTGTACTAG
- a CDS encoding DUF1826 domain-containing protein: MRAVDIRQAFGESPQILTEILQDGVNLAVWQRRLPAQVEDFAALVISLGQTLTDERVIEVDERQPPRLPGLLREAQDLHGYDGFVADVCWLVAAYTCLLGARRVGLRLRVLDSAMCPRFHVDHVPLRLLSSYAGAGSEWLDEGAIDRSRLLYDPPPVDNIRRLMAGDVALLKGEKWQGNEGAGLIHRSPQASSGDRRLLLSLDWLA; encoded by the coding sequence GTGAGGGCTGTGGATATCCGCCAGGCGTTCGGCGAATCGCCCCAAATCTTGACGGAGATTCTTCAGGACGGCGTCAACCTGGCGGTATGGCAGCGTCGCCTGCCCGCCCAGGTAGAAGACTTCGCCGCGCTGGTGATCAGCCTTGGCCAGACGTTGACGGATGAGCGGGTGATCGAAGTGGATGAACGTCAGCCACCCCGGCTGCCTGGTTTGCTCAGGGAGGCGCAGGACCTGCATGGCTATGACGGCTTTGTCGCTGACGTGTGCTGGCTGGTGGCGGCCTACACCTGCCTGTTGGGCGCCCGACGGGTCGGGTTGCGTCTGCGTGTGCTGGACAGTGCGATGTGCCCGCGTTTCCATGTGGATCATGTGCCGCTGCGGTTGCTGAGCAGCTATGCAGGCGCAGGCAGCGAGTGGTTGGACGAAGGCGCAATTGATCGATCACGGTTGCTCTATGACCCACCGCCTGTGGATAACATACGTCGCCTGATGGCAGGTGATGTCGCGTTGCTCAAGGGCGAGAAATGGCAGGGCAACGAGGGTGCCGGACTTATCCACCGTTCGCCGCAGGCTTCTTCAGGCGATCGGCGGTTGTTGCTGAGCCTGGATTGGCTGGCCTGA
- a CDS encoding CobW family GTP-binding protein — translation MLQNIPTHVIAGPLGAGKTSLIRHLMSQRPADERWAVLVNEFGQIGLDAALLAGDEDGIAIGEVAGGCLCCVNGAPFQVGLGRLLRKARPDRLFIEPSGLGHPQQLLQQLEQAPWTDVLAVQPLLMVLDAQALARGEALPEAQQLALPASGLLVLNKSSAVDSQARLLITDRLPDLPKVWVDHGALPLIRLPGFSTEGKGCSDASRQVVDNPSPALAALWTDPSRPLCQAQQGEGGWSIGWRWHPSQRFDTQRLHAFLQAWPWRRAKGVIHSDLGWLSFNGLDGQLPGWQPSEWRKDSRMELIFVEAQPVDELQEALAACRLGA, via the coding sequence ATGCTGCAGAACATCCCCACCCATGTGATCGCCGGCCCGTTGGGGGCCGGCAAGACCAGCTTGATCCGCCATCTGATGAGCCAGCGTCCAGCTGACGAACGCTGGGCGGTGCTGGTCAATGAATTCGGGCAGATCGGCCTGGATGCAGCCCTGTTGGCAGGCGATGAAGACGGCATTGCCATTGGCGAAGTGGCGGGGGGCTGCCTTTGCTGTGTCAATGGCGCGCCGTTCCAGGTCGGCCTCGGGCGTCTATTGCGCAAGGCACGCCCCGATCGCTTGTTCATCGAGCCTTCGGGCCTGGGTCATCCCCAGCAGTTGCTTCAACAACTGGAGCAAGCACCCTGGACGGATGTATTGGCCGTGCAACCACTGCTCATGGTGCTGGATGCCCAGGCCCTGGCGCGTGGCGAAGCCTTGCCTGAAGCGCAGCAATTGGCGTTGCCTGCATCAGGGTTGCTGGTGTTGAACAAGTCGTCCGCTGTGGACAGCCAGGCCCGCCTGTTGATAACTGACAGATTGCCCGATCTACCTAAGGTTTGGGTCGATCATGGCGCCTTGCCGTTGATCCGGCTGCCAGGTTTTTCCACAGAGGGGAAGGGCTGTTCTGACGCAAGTCGGCAGGTTGTGGACAATCCAAGTCCGGCGCTTGCTGCCCTGTGGACAGATCCAAGCCGGCCGCTATGCCAGGCCCAGCAGGGCGAAGGTGGCTGGAGCATCGGTTGGCGCTGGCACCCCAGCCAACGCTTCGACACGCAGAGATTGCATGCCTTTCTCCAGGCGTGGCCATGGCGCCGGGCCAAGGGTGTTATCCACAGCGACCTGGGTTGGCTGTCGTTCAATGGGCTCGATGGGCAGTTGCCCGGCTGGCAGCCGAGCGAATGGCGCAAGGATTCGCGGATGGAACTGATTTTCGTCGAGGCGCAACCGGTGGACGAGCTGCAGGAGGCGCTTGCCGCGTGCCGGCTGGGCGCCTGA
- the cls gene encoding cardiolipin synthase, translating into MDYHSPYFFGYLIGLIHLLGIIAALHAVFTVRTAQGAIAWALSLLFIPYFTLIPYLIFGARSFYAYIQARRQANQEMHVAMANLNWRPWVEEALTARESDSYAALRAMPKLGRMPCLANNEVKLLIDGEATFKAIFAAIEAARNTVLVQFFIIHDDTLGKQLQRLLLRKAAEGVQVFVLYDRVGSHALPGSYSQVLRDGGVQIQAFATRRGWFNRFQVNFRNHRKIVVVDGLRGFLGGHNVGDEYLGANPHLSPWRDTHVQIAGPVLACLQESFAEDWYWATRQLPPLILPDTYPENGVLCQALASGPADPQETCALFFLEAIHSATRRVWITSPYFIPDEAIFAALRLAVLRGVDVRVLIPSRPDHRIVYAASSLFAFEAVRAGVRMFRYQPGFLHQKVVLVDDEVSAIGSANLDNRSFRLNFEITLLTVDRAFADQVEQMLQSDFDQAREITAEDSRDTHRLQQLGMRIARLISPIL; encoded by the coding sequence ATGGATTACCACAGCCCCTACTTCTTCGGTTACTTGATCGGCCTGATTCATCTGCTCGGCATCATCGCCGCACTGCATGCGGTGTTCACCGTGCGCACCGCTCAAGGCGCAATCGCCTGGGCCTTGTCATTGCTGTTCATCCCCTACTTCACCCTCATCCCCTACCTGATCTTCGGTGCCCGCTCGTTCTACGCCTACATCCAGGCGCGTCGCCAGGCCAACCAGGAAATGCATGTGGCCATGGCCAACCTCAACTGGCGACCCTGGGTCGAAGAGGCGTTGACCGCGCGCGAATCCGACAGCTATGCGGCCCTGCGGGCGATGCCCAAACTCGGGCGCATGCCTTGCCTGGCCAACAATGAAGTCAAGCTGCTGATCGACGGCGAAGCCACTTTCAAGGCGATCTTCGCTGCCATCGAAGCAGCCCGGAACACGGTGCTGGTGCAATTCTTCATCATTCACGACGATACCCTGGGCAAGCAGTTGCAACGGTTGCTGTTACGAAAGGCCGCCGAAGGGGTACAGGTATTCGTGCTCTATGACCGGGTCGGCAGCCACGCCTTGCCAGGCAGCTACAGCCAGGTGCTGCGGGACGGCGGTGTGCAGATCCAGGCGTTTGCCACTCGCCGCGGCTGGTTCAACCGCTTCCAGGTCAACTTCCGCAACCACCGCAAGATCGTCGTGGTGGATGGCTTGCGCGGCTTCCTGGGTGGGCACAACGTGGGGGACGAGTACCTCGGCGCCAATCCCCATCTGTCGCCCTGGCGCGACACCCATGTGCAGATCGCCGGCCCGGTACTGGCCTGCCTGCAGGAGTCGTTCGCCGAGGACTGGTACTGGGCCACACGCCAACTGCCACCGTTGATCCTGCCAGACACCTACCCCGAGAACGGCGTACTCTGTCAGGCCCTGGCCAGTGGCCCGGCGGACCCGCAGGAAACCTGTGCGCTGTTCTTCCTGGAGGCCATCCACTCGGCCACCCGCCGCGTGTGGATCACCAGCCCCTACTTCATACCCGACGAAGCGATTTTCGCGGCCCTGCGCCTGGCTGTATTGCGCGGGGTGGATGTTCGCGTGCTGATCCCGTCGCGCCCGGACCATCGCATCGTCTATGCCGCCTCCAGCCTGTTCGCCTTCGAAGCGGTACGTGCAGGGGTGCGCATGTTCCGTTACCAGCCGGGGTTCCTACACCAGAAGGTGGTACTGGTGGACGATGAGGTCAGCGCCATCGGCAGCGCCAACCTGGACAACCGCTCCTTCCGCCTGAATTTCGAGATCACCCTGCTGACCGTGGATCGCGCCTTCGCGGACCAGGTGGAACAAATGCTGCAGAGCGACTTCGACCAGGCCCGGGAGATCACAGCCGAGGACAGCCGTGACACCCACCGCCTTCAACAGTTGGGGATGCGCATCGCGCGATTGATTTCACCGATCCTCTAA
- a CDS encoding DUF3301 domain-containing protein produces MLTLENLFVLMLVATAGAWLWHNHGLREKALARVKQHCAKLDLELLDDAVALKRIAFVRDANGKKRLARIYNFEFTVTGEQRHPGTVTQFGAHTLQIELAPYPFEIKTPPRTDNVIEMQQWRQEHNRWRN; encoded by the coding sequence ATGCTGACCCTGGAAAACCTTTTCGTCCTGATGCTGGTGGCGACCGCAGGCGCCTGGCTGTGGCACAACCACGGGCTGCGCGAAAAGGCCCTGGCCCGGGTCAAGCAGCATTGCGCCAAGCTCGATCTGGAGCTGCTCGACGACGCCGTGGCGCTCAAGCGCATCGCCTTCGTGCGCGATGCCAATGGCAAGAAACGCCTGGCGCGCATCTACAACTTCGAGTTCACCGTTACCGGTGAGCAGCGCCATCCCGGGACCGTCACGCAGTTCGGCGCCCACACCCTGCAGATCGAACTCGCGCCCTACCCCTTCGAGATCAAGACGCCGCCGCGCACCGATAACGTCATCGAGATGCAGCAGTGGCGCCAGGAGCACAACCGCTGGCGTAACTGA
- the zigA gene encoding zinc metallochaperone GTPase ZigA — protein MPNRLPVTVLSGFLGAGKSTLLNHVLRNRDDLRVAVIVNDMSEINIDASEVQRNVSLNRAEEKLVEMSNGCICCTLREDLLEEVARLAREGRFDYLLIESTGISEPLPVAETFTFRDEQGRSLSDMARLDTMVTVVDGLNFLRDYQAADSLASRGETLGEEDERSISDLLIEQVEFADVLLLSKIDLISQHEREELIAILRSLNARAQILPMVMGQVALSRILDTGLFDFDQAAQAPGWLQELRGEHVPETEEYGIAATTWQARRPFHPQRFHDFIHKPWSNGRLLRSKGFFWLASKYQEAGSWSQAGGMMRHGLAGRWWRFVPREQWPQDEDSRAAIFKQWSAEAGDCRQELVFIGQNIDFARLSTELDACLLDDEEMDQGPAAWLRLPDPFGAWHEDEAA, from the coding sequence ATGCCCAACCGTCTTCCCGTCACCGTGCTGTCCGGCTTTCTGGGGGCCGGCAAGAGCACGCTGCTCAACCACGTTCTGCGCAATCGCGACGACCTGCGTGTCGCTGTGATCGTCAACGACATGAGTGAAATCAACATCGATGCCAGTGAAGTCCAGCGCAACGTGAGCCTCAACCGCGCCGAGGAGAAACTGGTGGAGATGAGCAACGGCTGCATCTGCTGCACCCTGCGCGAGGACCTGCTGGAGGAAGTTGCCCGGCTGGCGCGGGAGGGGCGCTTCGATTATCTGCTGATCGAATCGACAGGCATTTCCGAGCCTCTGCCGGTTGCCGAGACGTTCACCTTCCGCGACGAGCAGGGTCGCAGCCTGTCCGACATGGCGCGGTTGGACACCATGGTCACGGTAGTCGATGGCCTGAATTTCCTGCGCGACTACCAGGCTGCCGACAGCCTTGCCAGCCGTGGCGAAACCTTGGGTGAGGAGGACGAACGCTCGATCAGCGACCTGTTGATCGAACAGGTCGAATTCGCCGATGTGCTGTTGCTGAGCAAGATCGACCTGATTAGCCAGCACGAACGCGAAGAACTGATCGCCATTCTGCGCAGCCTCAATGCCCGGGCACAGATCCTGCCCATGGTGATGGGTCAGGTCGCGCTTTCGCGCATTCTCGACACCGGCCTGTTCGATTTCGACCAGGCCGCCCAGGCGCCGGGGTGGTTGCAGGAACTACGGGGCGAGCATGTGCCGGAAACCGAGGAGTACGGCATCGCCGCGACCACCTGGCAGGCGCGCCGGCCATTCCATCCGCAACGCTTCCATGACTTTATCCACAAGCCCTGGAGCAATGGACGGCTGCTACGCTCCAAGGGATTCTTCTGGCTGGCCAGCAAGTACCAGGAAGCCGGTAGCTGGTCACAGGCCGGCGGCATGATGCGCCATGGTCTGGCCGGGCGCTGGTGGCGTTTTGTGCCCCGTGAGCAATGGCCGCAGGATGAGGACAGCCGGGCAGCGATTTTCAAGCAGTGGTCGGCCGAAGCAGGTGACTGCCGGCAGGAGCTGGTATTCATCGGGCAGAACATCGATTTCGCAAGGTTATCCACAGAGCTGGATGCTTGCCTGCTCGACGATGAAGAAATGGACCAGGGGCCCGCGGCCTGGTTGCGCCTGCCTGATCCGTTCGGTGCCTGGCACGAGGATGAGGCAGCGTGA
- a CDS encoding acyl-CoA thioesterase, with the protein MEPGNAQLTMTVLMTPDMANFSGNVHGGTLLKYLDEVAYACASRYAGTYVVTLSVDQVIFREPVHVGELVTFLASVNYTGNTSMEVGIKVVTENIRERSVRHSNSCFFTMVAVDDDRRPVKVPPRQPQSSEEKRRFLQGQQRRQIRQELEQRYQDLKTDAI; encoded by the coding sequence ATGGAACCTGGAAACGCCCAGTTGACCATGACCGTCCTGATGACACCGGACATGGCCAACTTCTCTGGCAACGTACACGGCGGCACCCTGCTCAAGTACCTCGACGAAGTGGCCTATGCCTGCGCCAGCCGTTATGCCGGCACCTACGTGGTCACCCTGTCGGTGGACCAGGTGATCTTCCGCGAACCGGTGCATGTCGGGGAGCTGGTGACCTTCCTGGCGTCGGTCAACTACACCGGCAACACCTCGATGGAAGTGGGTATCAAGGTGGTCACCGAGAACATCCGTGAACGCTCGGTACGCCACTCCAACAGCTGCTTCTTCACCATGGTCGCGGTCGACGACGACCGCCGTCCGGTGAAAGTGCCACCACGCCAGCCCCAGTCCAGCGAAGAAAAGCGCCGCTTCCTGCAAGGCCAGCAGCGCCGCCAGATCCGCCAGGAGCTGGAGCAGCGCTACCAGGACCTGAAGACCGACGCCATCTAG
- the cfaB gene encoding C17 cyclopropane fatty acid synthase CfaB — MLAQLPPALQSLHLPLRVKLWDGNHFDLGPSPQVTILVKEPQLIAQLTHPSLAELGAAFVEGKLELEGDIGEVIRVCDELSEALLKGEDEPQAVRTAHDKRTDAEAISYHYDLSNEFYQLWLDPDMAYSCAYFKEPDNTLAQAQQDKFDLLCRKLRLQAGEYLLDVGCGWGGLARFAAREYGARVFGITLSKEQLQLARERVKEEGLDDKVDLRILDYRDLPEDGRFDKVVSVGMFEHVGHANLELYCRKLFSAVREGGLVMNHGITAKHVDGRPVGRGAGEFIDRYVFPHGELPHISMISASIGEVGLEVVDVESLRLHYAKTLNHWSENLENQLHRAAALVPEQALRIWRLYLAGCAYAFSKGWINLHQILAVKPYADGHHELPWTREDLYR, encoded by the coding sequence ATGCTTGCGCAACTTCCACCCGCGTTGCAGAGCCTGCACTTGCCTTTGCGCGTCAAGTTGTGGGACGGCAACCACTTCGATCTCGGGCCCAGCCCGCAGGTCACCATCCTGGTCAAGGAACCCCAACTGATCGCCCAGCTCACTCACCCGAGCCTGGCTGAGCTGGGTGCAGCCTTCGTCGAGGGCAAGCTGGAGTTGGAGGGCGATATCGGTGAGGTCATCCGCGTCTGTGACGAGCTCAGTGAAGCGCTGCTCAAGGGTGAAGACGAACCCCAGGCCGTGCGTACCGCGCACGACAAGCGCACCGACGCCGAAGCCATCTCCTATCACTATGACCTCTCCAATGAGTTCTATCAGCTGTGGCTGGATCCAGACATGGCCTACTCCTGCGCCTACTTCAAGGAGCCGGACAACACCCTGGCCCAGGCCCAGCAGGACAAGTTCGATCTCCTGTGCCGCAAGCTGCGCTTGCAGGCTGGGGAGTACCTGCTCGATGTCGGTTGCGGCTGGGGTGGGCTGGCGCGTTTCGCCGCCCGTGAATACGGCGCCAGGGTGTTCGGTATCACCCTGAGCAAGGAGCAATTGCAATTGGCCCGTGAACGGGTCAAGGAAGAGGGGCTGGACGACAAGGTCGATCTGCGGATTCTCGACTACCGCGACCTGCCCGAGGATGGCCGTTTCGACAAGGTGGTCAGTGTAGGCATGTTCGAGCATGTCGGCCACGCCAACCTGGAGCTGTATTGCCGGAAATTGTTCAGCGCGGTGCGCGAGGGCGGCCTGGTAATGAACCACGGGATCACCGCCAAGCATGTGGACGGCCGCCCGGTCGGGCGTGGTGCGGGTGAGTTCATCGACCGCTATGTCTTCCCCCACGGCGAGCTGCCACACATCTCGATGATCAGCGCCAGCATTGGTGAGGTGGGCCTGGAAGTGGTCGATGTGGAGAGCTTGCGCCTGCACTATGCCAAGACCCTCAACCATTGGAGCGAGAACCTGGAGAACCAGCTGCACCGTGCGGCAGCGCTGGTGCCCGAGCAGGCCCTGCGTATCTGGCGCCTGTACCTGGCCGGCTGTGCCTACGCGTTCTCCAAGGGTTGGATCAACCTGCACCAGATTCTCGCCGTGAAACCCTACGCGGACGGTCACCATGAACTGCCATGGACGCGTGAGGATCTCTACCGCTGA
- the lpdA gene encoding dihydrolipoyl dehydrogenase, with amino-acid sequence MKSYDVVIIGGGPGGYNAAIRAGQLGLSVACVEGRSTLGGTCLNVGCMPSKALLHASELFEAASGEEFAHLGIEVKPTLNLAQMMRQKDESVTGLTKGIEYLFRKNKVDWVKGWGRLDGVGKVIVKAEDGSETILQAKDIVIATGSEPTPLPGVAIDNQRIIDSTGALALPQVPKHLVVIGAGVIGLELGSVWRRLGAEVTVIEYLDRICPGTDNETAKTLQKALAKQGMTFKLGSKVTQAKASADGVSLTLEPAAGGTAETLQADYVLVAIGRRPYTQGLNLESVGLETDKRGMLANDHHRSSVPGIWVIGDVTSGPMLAHKAEDEAVACIERIAGKPHEVNYNLIPGVIYTRPELATVGKTEEQLKAEGRAYKVGKFPFTANSRAKINHETEGFAKVIADANTDEVLGVHLVGPSVSEMIGEFCVAMEFAASAEDIALICHPHPTRSEALRQAAMNVDGKAMQI; translated from the coding sequence ATGAAATCCTATGACGTGGTGATCATCGGCGGCGGCCCCGGCGGCTACAACGCAGCCATCCGTGCCGGCCAGCTGGGCCTGAGCGTGGCCTGTGTCGAAGGCCGTTCGACCCTCGGCGGCACCTGCCTGAACGTGGGCTGCATGCCCTCCAAGGCACTGCTGCACGCCTCCGAGCTGTTCGAAGCGGCCAGTGGCGAGGAATTCGCGCACCTGGGTATCGAGGTCAAGCCGACCCTGAACCTGGCCCAGATGATGAGGCAAAAAGACGAGAGCGTGACCGGCCTGACCAAGGGCATCGAGTACCTGTTCCGCAAGAACAAGGTCGACTGGGTCAAGGGCTGGGGCCGCCTGGACGGCGTTGGCAAGGTGATCGTCAAGGCCGAGGACGGCAGCGAGACTATCCTGCAGGCCAAGGACATCGTCATCGCCACCGGCTCCGAACCCACGCCGCTGCCCGGCGTTGCCATCGACAACCAGCGCATCATCGACTCCACCGGCGCACTCGCCCTGCCCCAGGTGCCCAAGCACCTGGTGGTGATCGGTGCTGGCGTGATCGGCCTGGAGCTAGGTTCGGTATGGCGTCGCCTGGGTGCCGAAGTGACCGTGATCGAGTACCTGGACCGCATCTGCCCAGGCACCGACAACGAGACGGCGAAGACGCTGCAGAAGGCGTTGGCCAAGCAGGGCATGACCTTCAAGCTCGGCAGCAAGGTGACCCAGGCCAAGGCCTCGGCCGACGGTGTCAGCCTGACCCTGGAGCCCGCCGCCGGTGGCACTGCCGAAACCCTGCAGGCCGACTACGTGCTGGTGGCCATCGGCCGGCGCCCGTACACCCAAGGCCTGAACCTGGAGAGCGTGGGGCTGGAAACCGACAAGCGCGGCATGCTCGCCAACGATCACCACCGCAGCTCGGTGCCCGGCATCTGGGTGATCGGTGACGTCACCTCAGGCCCCATGCTGGCGCACAAGGCCGAGGACGAAGCGGTTGCCTGCATCGAGCGCATCGCCGGCAAGCCCCACGAGGTCAACTACAACCTGATCCCGGGCGTCATCTATACCCGCCCGGAACTGGCCACGGTCGGCAAGACCGAAGAACAGCTCAAGGCCGAGGGCCGCGCCTACAAGGTCGGCAAGTTCCCCTTCACCGCCAACAGCCGCGCCAAGATCAACCACGAGACCGAAGGCTTCGCCAAGGTCATCGCCGACGCCAACACCGACGAGGTGCTGGGTGTGCACCTGGTCGGCCCGAGTGTGAGCGAGATGATCGGCGAGTTCTGCGTGGCGATGGAGTTCGCCGCCTCCGCTGAAGACATCGCCCTTATCTGCCACCCTCACCCGACGCGTTCCGAGGCCCTGCGCCAGGCGGCGATGAATGTGGATGGCAAGGCAATGCAGATCTGA
- a CDS encoding DUF3617 domain-containing protein has protein sequence MKIRLPLLALVLGLGSPLVQAQMLQPGLWELTTSNMQVDGKPLPDMAFMLGQLKNLPPEQRAMMEGALAKQGISVGGKGVRSCLTPEQVRTNDIPLQDPQSGCTQKITERNGNVWKFQFSCPKAQGQGQATFLSDREFLTKVNGTFNASGVQQAGSMDTRAVWLGNDCGTVKPRS, from the coding sequence ATGAAGATTCGCCTGCCACTGCTTGCCCTGGTCCTGGGGCTGGGCAGCCCGTTGGTCCAAGCGCAGATGTTGCAACCCGGCTTGTGGGAGCTGACCACCAGCAACATGCAGGTCGATGGCAAACCATTGCCGGACATGGCCTTCATGCTGGGCCAACTGAAGAACCTGCCGCCCGAACAGCGGGCGATGATGGAGGGGGCGCTGGCCAAGCAAGGCATCAGCGTGGGTGGCAAGGGCGTGCGTTCGTGCCTGACGCCGGAACAGGTCCGTACCAATGACATCCCATTGCAGGATCCGCAGTCCGGGTGCACCCAGAAGATCACCGAGCGCAATGGCAACGTCTGGAAGTTCCAGTTCAGCTGCCCGAAGGCCCAGGGGCAAGGCCAGGCCACGTTCCTCAGCGACCGGGAGTTCCTGACCAAGGTCAACGGCACCTTCAATGCGTCCGGGGTTCAGCAGGCTGGCAGTATGGACACCCGCGCGGTATGGCTGGGCAACGACTGTGGAACGGTGAAGCCACGCAGCTGA